The following coding sequences are from one Triticum dicoccoides isolate Atlit2015 ecotype Zavitan chromosome 4A, WEW_v2.0, whole genome shotgun sequence window:
- the LOC119287786 gene encoding transcription termination factor MTERF9, chloroplastic-like, with translation MLHLRQRVLSHLLFAAPSPSASPLLSLHRLLSAAAAPRISPNPSFAVDDYLVETCGLTRAQALKASAKLSHLKSPANPDAVLVFLAGLGLSGADVAAVVARDPQILCAGVETTLSPIVDGLTGLGLSNAETACLVSIAPDSLRRRSVVSKVEYYLPLFGSIDNLLRLLKHGHFFLGSNLEKVVKPNVKLVAECGLGACDIAKLFICVPRMLSAKPGRVLEMVACAEGIGVPRGSGMFRQALHAVSCFSEDKIAAKVDYLKRTLRWSDTEVGIAVSKAPLLLRRSNDMLQRVSEFLISEVGLEPTYIAHRPTILSRSLEGRLRPRYYVMRFLKENGLLKRNQSYCTIVKWTEKEFLENFVCPHKEAAPYLAEDYAAACKGEVPARFR, from the exons ATGCTCCACCTCCGGCAGCGCGTCCTCTCCCATCTCCTCTTCGCCGCGCCCTCTCCTTCCGCCTCACCACTCctctctctccaccgcctcctctccgccgccgctgccccccgCATTTCTCCAAACCCTAGCTTCGCCGTCGACGACTACCTCGTCGAGACCTGCGGCCTCACCCGTGCCCAGGCACTCAAGGCCTCCGCCAAGCT NTCCCACCTCAAGTCCCCCGCCAACCCCGACGCTGTCCtcgtcttcctcgccggcctcggcctCTCCGGCGCTGATGTCGCGGCTGTCGTCGCCAGGGACCCGCAGATCCTCTGCGCCGGCGTGGAGACAACTCTGTCCCCCATCGTCGACGGGCTCACCGGCCTCGGCCTGTCAAATGCTGAGACTGCGTGCCTCGTCTCGATCGCCCCCGACAGCTTGCGCCGCAGATCCGTCGTCTCCAAGGTAGAGTACTACCTGCCACTCTTCGGCTCCATCGACAACTTGCTCCGGCTGCTCAAACATGGCCACTTCTTCCTCGGCTCTAACCTCGAGAAGGTGGTCAAGCCAAATGTCAAGCTCGTAGCAGAGTGCGGGCTAGGTGCTTGTGATATTGCCAAGCTCTTCATCTGTGTGCCGAGGATGCTTAGCGCCAAACCAGGGCGTGTCCTGGAGATGGTTGCGTGCGCCGAAGGTATAGGTGTGCCCCGTGGCTCTGGAATGTTCAGGCAAGCGCTGCACGCCGTCTCATGCTTCAGCGAGGACAAGATCGCTGCCAAAGTGGACTACTTGAAGAGGACACTTAGGTGGTCAGATACCGAGGTTGGCATTGCTGTGTCCAAGGCTCCGCTTTTGCTGAGGAGGTCAAATGACATGCTGCAGCGCGTCTCAGAGTTCCTTATCTCTGAGGTGGGGTTGGAACCGACATACATTGCTCATCGGCCGACTATTCTCAGTCGTAGCCTTGAGGGGCGGCTCAGGCCACGGTACTATGTTATGAGGTTTCTTAAAGAAAATGGATTGCTCAAGCGCAACCAAAGCTACTGTACAATTGTTAAATGGACCGAGAAAGAGTTCTTGGAGAACTTCGTATGCCCTCACAAGGAAGCTGCACCATACCTCGCTGAAGACTATGCGGCTGCTTGCAAAGGTGAAGTGCCGGCTAGATTCAGATAA